A stretch of the Mesorhizobium huakuii genome encodes the following:
- a CDS encoding RpiB/LacA/LacB family sugar-phosphate isomerase, with protein MKIAIGADSAGKPLLDVIAAHLATKPGLTVSDLSQAGYYADLSQKLAQTIIDGENERGILFCGTGIGVSISANKVPGIRAALTHDTYSAERAAKSNNAQIITMGARVIGPELAKAIVDTWLASEFDEQGPSAGNVQAINRLDAAKPA; from the coding sequence ATGAAAATAGCCATTGGAGCCGACAGCGCCGGCAAGCCGCTGCTCGATGTCATCGCCGCACACCTTGCGACCAAGCCGGGCCTCACCGTCAGCGACCTCAGCCAGGCCGGTTACTATGCCGATCTGTCGCAAAAGCTCGCCCAGACCATCATCGATGGTGAGAACGAGCGCGGCATCCTGTTCTGCGGCACCGGCATCGGTGTCTCGATCTCGGCCAACAAGGTGCCGGGCATTCGTGCTGCACTCACCCACGACACCTATTCGGCCGAGCGAGCGGCGAAATCCAACAACGCGCAGATCATCACCATGGGCGCCCGCGTCATCGGCCCGGAACTGGCCAAGGCGATTGTCGATACCTGGCTCGCCTCGGAGTTCGACGAACAAGGTCCCTCGGCCGGCAATGTCCAGGCGATCAACAGGCTCGACGCGGCCAAACCCGCATGA
- a CDS encoding triose-phosphate isomerase, with amino-acid sequence MNKTLAEALDFAQRLAGFIPGFDDRIQPFVIPSFTAAREVKQALSSTRIKVGAQNMHWADAGAWTGEISPLMLTDCGLDLVELGHSERREHFGETDRTVGLKTAAAVKHGLIPLICVGETLAERESGQADAVLSAQVEGALQFLEGEARGARILFAYEPVWAIGDKGIPASADYADKQQALIKTVAGGLLPAVPPVLYGGSVNPGNAAELVGQPNIDGLFIGRSAWQADGYIDILGRASAAI; translated from the coding sequence ATGAACAAGACGCTCGCCGAGGCGCTGGATTTCGCGCAGCGCCTCGCCGGCTTCATTCCCGGTTTCGACGACCGCATCCAGCCCTTCGTCATCCCGTCCTTCACGGCGGCGCGCGAGGTCAAGCAGGCGCTGTCGTCGACGCGCATCAAGGTCGGCGCCCAGAACATGCATTGGGCCGATGCCGGCGCCTGGACCGGCGAGATCTCGCCGCTGATGCTGACCGACTGCGGACTCGATCTGGTCGAACTCGGCCACAGCGAACGGCGCGAGCATTTTGGCGAGACCGACCGCACCGTCGGCCTCAAGACGGCGGCCGCCGTGAAGCACGGCTTGATCCCGCTGATCTGTGTCGGCGAGACGTTGGCCGAGCGCGAAAGCGGGCAAGCCGATGCCGTGCTGAGTGCCCAGGTCGAAGGCGCGCTGCAGTTCCTCGAAGGCGAGGCGAGGGGCGCAAGAATCCTGTTCGCCTACGAGCCCGTCTGGGCGATCGGCGACAAGGGCATTCCGGCCAGCGCCGATTATGCCGACAAGCAGCAGGCATTGATCAAGACGGTGGCTGGCGGCCTGCTGCCGGCGGTGCCGCCGGTGCTTTATGGCGGCAGCGTCAACCCCGGTAATGCCGCCGAGCTCGTCGGCCAGCCCAACATAGACGGCCTCTTCATCGGCCGCTCCGCCTGGCAGGCGGACGGCTACATCGACATCCTCGGCCGCGCCTCGGCGGCGATCTGA
- a CDS encoding DeoR/GlpR family DNA-binding transcription regulator, with amino-acid sequence MKSDIRRQGIMEFLMDAGQAGVDDLALRFGVSKMTVHRDLDELEESGFLRKVRGGASIQPSSLFESDFRYRQKQATEEKQRLAAAAVAMIEPGQTVIIDDGSTAGGIARHLADLRPLTVISNNLAVIQDLAGAGGINLIALGGQYSKKFHGFFGLLAEASLKSLRADVAFLSSSAIHGASAFHQDQEVVQAKRLMMAAATRKYLLVDHGKFGRTALHFLTDLSAFDAVFTGRAPEPGMRSALDAACVSLTVIDKGS; translated from the coding sequence ATGAAGAGCGACATCAGGCGTCAAGGCATCATGGAGTTTCTAATGGACGCCGGTCAGGCCGGCGTCGACGACCTCGCCTTGCGCTTTGGCGTCTCGAAAATGACCGTGCACCGGGACCTCGACGAGCTCGAGGAAAGCGGTTTCCTGCGCAAGGTGCGGGGCGGCGCCTCGATCCAGCCGAGCAGCCTGTTCGAAAGCGACTTCCGCTACCGGCAGAAGCAGGCGACCGAGGAGAAGCAGCGTCTCGCCGCGGCCGCCGTGGCCATGATCGAACCCGGCCAGACGGTGATCATCGACGATGGCTCGACAGCGGGTGGCATTGCGCGCCATCTCGCCGACCTGCGGCCGCTGACCGTGATCTCCAACAACCTGGCCGTCATCCAGGACCTGGCTGGCGCGGGAGGGATCAACCTGATCGCGCTCGGTGGGCAATACAGCAAGAAATTCCACGGCTTCTTCGGCTTGCTCGCCGAGGCTTCGCTCAAATCGCTGCGCGCCGACGTCGCCTTCCTGTCGTCTTCGGCCATCCATGGCGCTTCCGCCTTCCACCAAGACCAGGAGGTGGTGCAGGCCAAGCGGTTGATGATGGCGGCGGCGACCCGCAAATATCTGCTGGTCGATCACGGCAAGTTCGGCCGCACGGCGCTGCATTTTCTCACCGACCTCAGTGCGTTCGACGCCGTGTTCACCGGCCGCGCGCCCGAACCGGGGATGCGCTCGGCGCTGGATGCCGCCTGCGTTTCGCTGACGGTGATCGACAAGGGATCATGA